One Dysidea avara chromosome 8, odDysAvar1.4, whole genome shotgun sequence genomic window, ACACCACAGTGGATAGATGTTTTGTACCAAACAATATAGTATCCTGAACTATACAGAGCATACACAAACAATGTACGTATGTACCTTTTGTTTCCGATCAACATAATCACCATATTAGAACTAGAATGTTGTCGAGCATCTTCTAACCACGTTGTGAGGTGTTCAAATGTATCTCGTCTACAATGACATCATGAGATACTACTATTACACAGTTGTTATATTAACCTCGTAATATCATAGACCAGTAATGCTCCAGCAGCTCCTCTATAATATGATCTTGTGATTGATCTGAATGATTCTTGCCCAGCCTGTCATGCCAGAATTATAAATACGTACCACAGACAACAAAATATGCCTGCCTGTAAGTTTCTAAAAGAAAAGTAGTTATATGGACAAGGACATAATATAATCTTAGTTTTTCTCTGGAAGTGGAAACCTTCAGCCAATATTACATTACTTATCACAATATCAGATTCCATTGTCTCAAAGATTTACAAAAACGCAAACCAGATCACACACTGACCCATGACATGATCACCAAGATTACATCATTAATGTCATGTGCCCCATATATCATACAAGTGTCATAGTAGCTTTTAATACAATGACCTGTCATTTAGCTTAattaattgcaacacaaatgaTAAAACTTGGCTAAGGTAAGGTGTCACAAAACACAAGCCCTACACTGATGATACTTGGCACATGTTTTAGAGATGACTGTCTGATAGAGAGCACCTTCTGTACAACTCACCGTGTCCCAAATTTGTAACTTGATCTGTTTACCATCAATTGTTATCATTCGAGCACCAAACTCAACACCTTAGAATAAACAAACATTGGTACTCTAATTAAAGTGCTTTACAATTTACACACTTAAGAAATGTGTTCTCAACAAAAGCATTATTGCTGATATTACCTATTGTCAAATCATGAACAGGTTGGAATCTTTTATCGGTAAACTGAAGAAGTAGACAGGACTTTCCAACACCTAACAACAACGATATTGAAAGTAACTTCAAACCCAGTGACGCATGCGGGTTATCCGAATTCTCAGAAATTAAACGCAGGAGTTTCTGTGAAGTATTCAAACGTACCTGTGTCTCCAATAATAATGTACTTAAACAGATACGAATACGCCATTGTAATCTTCACAACGTTAAACCTTTTTCGTTTAGTAACTGCTCCTAACACTTTCACTTAGCTTATAAATCACGTGATTGTCTCCATGTGCAAACATAATGATTGTGGGATTTTCAGTTGCTGCTTGTTCTGGGGTGTTTGCAGCGTTAGCGTCCGTGTTCTCTAAGGCAGCTTTAGAAGATGGTGGGAAACTTGTACGTCCTGCTCTTTGTCCGTGGATACAAGATGAATACTGCGACACAGTGAGTTGTCATGTCTACACATGTAAAGAGATGTGTACATCGAGGTGCACACACGTTGTAAAGATCAATTGTTTTCAGGTGGTATTGCTAGCCCGTGTTATACTGCTGGCACTGATGTTACTGAGCAATGCTTTTATGATAACATTGTTTGTGAGGTCAATGCAGTACTGTTCATCCACAGCTGAAGCCACTGTTATAAACAATGCTGCCAATCTACTAACCACAGTAAGTTATACCATGTGTATCCACCATGTTTTGATGTAATGAAGTAAAGTGATAAAATTCTCACATATTATATGGGAGTAGATGTTGTATCGCGACTGGTTCCAAAAATACGTCATTGCTTAGCAACAGCTTTCCGACATTTTGATTGGGGCCACTGTCAATAATCACGA contains:
- the LOC136264685 gene encoding ras-related protein Rab-2A — its product is MAYSYLFKYIIIGDTGVGKSCLLLQFTDKRFQPVHDLTIGVEFGARMITIDGKQIKLQIWDTAGQESFRSITRSYYRGAAGALLVYDITRRDTFEHLTTWLEDARQHSSSNMVIMLIGNKSDLEARREVKFNEGQDFAKEHGLVFMETSAKTAANVEDAFINTAKEIYQKIQDGIFDITNEANGIKLGPQHPVGGTAHQASNPNKPAGNGGCC
- the LOC136264686 gene encoding transmembrane protein 42-like, coding for MIVGFSVAACSGVFAALASVFSKAALEDGGKLVRPALCPWIQDEYCDTVVLLARVILLALMLLSNAFMITLFVRSMQYCSSTAEATVINNAANLLTTATLGQCLFGEVLSLFWWFGASLIIVGMLLIRQGTDSKTLSDREKTK